The genomic segment TTTCCTGGACAAGCCCTTCCAAACTGCCGGTGTGTACGCCTGGGTCATTCCCGGTACGCTGGCGGTGCTGTGGTTCGTCTGGTCGTTCTCCCGGTTTTTCAGGAGTCTGCCGGGGATTGTCAGGAGGTATCTCATCCTCTCGTTCATCCTGTTCGTGGGCGGTGCCGTGGGCCTGGAATACGTGGAGGCCGTGAACCGCAAGGTGCAGGGCGAGCTTGGCCTCTCGGGGCTGCTGCTCACCAACAGCCAGGAGACCCTGGAGATGCTCGGCGTGGCCGTCCTCTTGAAGGGCCTCCTGATCTACATCCGGGACTTCCTGGAGTACCCCAAGACTCAGTTCGCCCTGCTGTTCGGCGATTGACTTGTCCCTTGCCCGCGCCCCCAGCCCCTGTGCGCTGGGGGTGCTTGATTGAAAGGGGCACGTAGCCCCTGCACAGCCTGCCGAGGCAGCCATAAAAAAACCCCGTCTAGAGCGGGGTTTGTGGTGCCGAGAGCGGGACTTGAACCCGCACGGGCTGGGCCCAGCCGATTTTAAGTCGGATGCGTCTACCGATTCCGCCATCCCGGCCCGGGGGGAGTATAGGGAAAAACCCCGCCGGGGGTGGCGGGGCCTGCGGTGGTGGAGGTGGGCGGAGTCGAACCGCCGTCCAAAGGTCCTTCCAGCGTGCGTCTACGTGTGTATCCCGCTCTTTGATTGTCGGGTCGCAGGCCACCAGCGGGCGGGTTTCCCTTGACCGTAGTTCCATTGGTTTTCGCCGTCAGCTATGGAACGTCGCCTGGGCTAGCCTTCTTTTTTTGCAGTTCGCGCCGCGCCAAAGGCCGGGCTAGGCGGTCACTGTCTCACTTAAGCAGCGAGAGCGTAGTTCTGGTTGCCAGTTAATGGCTTTGCCGTTTGTTTACGAGGCCAACGGCACCTCGACACGCAACATCACCTTCAGTTCCCCTGTCGAAACCGGGGCACCCCCAGCCCGAAAAGTGTACCAGAACGCCGCCCCGAGCATCCTGAGCCTTCCCACGATCTCTCCTCATGCGCAGAGGGCGGGCCGTCCGCCCATCCGGTTATTCCCCTCGCCTGAGGCGTCCGTTCAGCACCCGCCACTGCTTGCGCCCGTAGGCGTAGAGGGGGTGGGTCCAGCGCCCCGCGACCACCCCTTCGCGCAGGGCGGCGACCAGATCCCCGGGCGTGCGGATGAGCCGGAAGGGCGTCTCCACCCACGCCTCCCCGATGTCGCGCAGGGTGTGGGCGTCGCTCCCGGCACACTCCGGCAGGCCGCGCTCGCGCGCCCACGCGGCGGCCACCCGGTTCCAGCGGTGGCGCGAGAGGCGGGAGTTGAAGGTCTCCACGAGGTCCACCTGGTCCGCGATCCGCGCCGTCGCCTCGGGCCTCAGGCGGTAACGCTTGAGGGGGTCGAAGCCGTGCTGAAGCATCACCAGGCCGCCCTGCGCCTTGATCTCGCGGACGGTCTCCTCGGGGGTGAGCCCCGGCGGGACGCGTTCCCTCAGGAAGAGGCCGATCAGCTCGCCCTCGCGGGTGGTGACCTCCTCACCGGGGATGACGCTGAGGCGGTCGTCCAGCCCGAGGTCGGCGACGATGCGGGCGAGTTCGGGGCCGCCGCGCTGCTGGTCGTGGTCGGTGACGGCGATGACGCGCGTGTTTGTGCGCAGCATCCAGGCGGGAACGCTGCGCAGCGGCGTGCGGCAGTCGTGGCTGACCTCGGTGTGGGTGTGGAGGTCCAAACGCATGACCTGCACGCCGCCCCGGAAGACGACGTTGTTGATCGGGGTGGGCACGGTCCTAGCCTCCCTCGTTCGGCGGCACGAGGACCTGAAGGGCGCCCGGCCAGACCTCGATCCTCACGGTGCCCGTCACGCCCGGCTGCGCGGGCCGCACCTCGCCGTCGACGTGGAAGGCCTGCCCGACGTAGGGCACCTCGACCACCCGCGCCTCGTCGCTCAGGACGCTGGGCAACGCCTCGAACTCGTCCCGTGCCAGGGCCGCGAGGGAGGCGAGCATCCCGTCGCGTTGCTCCGCGTCCACCCGGATCACGTTCAGCCGCCCGTCGGTGGGATCGGCGGTCGTGGCGAGACGCAGGCGGGGGCCGGTCGCCCTGGTATTCATCACCTCCACGAGGGCGCAGGCCGCTTCCGGGTGTGCCTGACCGTCGAGCGTGAGGGCCAGGGGCGGCGGCTCGAAACCGCGCAGGGTCGAGGCCAGCGCCTGCACGGCCCGCAGCGGGCTCTTGCCCCCTTCCGGGTCGTACTCGGCGAGCACGTCGGCGAAGGCGCCGCAGCCGCACGCCTCCACGAAGCGGTCCTCGCCCCAGGGGGCCGTCACCCGCCCGAGGTCGAACGGGACGGTTCGGGCCCGCCCATACCGGGCGAGCACGTCCGGCGGTGCCCCCTCGATGCCCAGCGTCCGCCCGATGTTGTTCGCGGTGCCCATCGGCAGGATGCCCAGCCGCACGCCCCCCTTTCCGGCGAGGTGCAACGCCACCGCGCGCACCGTGCCGTCCCCACCCGCCACGAAGACGGTGCCGCGCACGCCCTCCAGGGCAGAGGCGAGGTCCGCCTCGTCGTCGGTGGCGCGGTAGACGGGCCGGTAGCCGAGCCCGTGCAGCGCCTCCACGAGGAGGTCGGGGCTGGCGTGCTCGCTGCCGCCCGCCCCCCGGTTGAAGATCAGCGTGGCGTCCGTCACGTCCGCGCCCGCCACCCGCGGAGCCGCCGGAGAGTCGAGGGTCATGGAAAAACTGTAGCCCACCGCGCAGGAAGCGCGACAGCAGGCCGCCGGGGGAGGTCAGGGGTACTCGGCGAGCAGCGGGCGGTGGTCGCTCCCCGCCCCGGGCAGGACGCGGGCGCGGGTGGGCGTCAGGCCGCGCGCCATCAGGTGATCAATGCGCAGGAAGAGACTGGGGAAGGTCCAGCCCGGGCCGCGCCCGGCGACCCCGTGCGCGTCCGGGCCGAAGGTCCCACGAAGCTGGCGGTAGATCGGCCCGCGGGGAGGAGTGTTCAGGTCGCCGCCCAGCAGGAGCGGGCCCGGCTGCCGCGCGGCAATCTCCGTGAGGAGGGCCACCTGCGCCGCCCGCACGTCCCGGGTGCGCCGCACCGTGGCGAGGTCGCCGCGCAGGGCGCTGGAGACGAGGACGGTGCTCAGGTGGGCGTTGACGACCCTCACGTTCTGCCCCCGCCAACGCACCTCGGTTTCGAGGAAGGCCCGCCCGCTGCCTGGGACCGGGTGGGTCCGCGTGGCGAGCACGGGCAGGCGCGTCAGGGTCGTCACCTCCCGCGCCGCCGTCACCCGGTAGCCGGGCAGGGCGGCGAGCAGCTCGGGCCCGAAGCCCGGCCTCACGAAATTCGTCTCCTGAAGCAAGATCACGTCCGCGTCCGCCGCCCGCAGCGCCCCCGCGATCTGGCCCGGCGTGCCCAGCGTCCCCCGCGCCACGTTGTAGGTGACGACCCGCAGCGTGCCGCCTTCCTGGGGCCGCCAGTGGAGGAAGCCCGCCCCCGCCAGCGCGAGCAGCGTCCCCGCCCCGGCGACGCCCACGCCCCGCCGTCTCCACACCGTCCAGGCCAGCACGAAGGGCGCGGGCAGCACCCACCCCACCGCCGGGAGGTAGGCGAGCAGGAGGGTGGGCACCGTCCGCTCGCCCACGAATTCCCCGAGGAGCCACGCGAGGGCCACGGTCAACAGGTACGCCCACGCCAGCCGCATAGAAGAAGCCTCTGCTCCGCAGCTTTGCAAGTCTCACCCGGAGGCGAGAGGCGTCATCGGAGGAAAGGGGGAGGCGGGGAGCCTCAGCGGTACTCCGCCGCCCGCACCTGCGCCTCCTCGCGCTGGGCGAGTTCCTGGCGCTGCACCTGACCGATGGCCTCGGCGAGGGCGTCCTTGAGGTCCGTCAGGCCGATGTTCCGCAGGGCGCTCACGGGCACGCCGCTCAGCCGCTCGCGCTCGCGGTCGAGCGCCTCGGGCCCTGCGGCGTCGGCCTTGTTCAGCGCGACGACGGTCGGCATGTCGCGGAAGCCGAGGTCCTCCAGAATCCGGTTCACCGCCTCGTAGCGGGTGTCGGCGCCGGGGCCCGCCGCGTCCACCACGTGCAGGAGCACGTCGGCGTCCCCGATCTCCTCCAGCGTGGCGCGGAAGGCGCGGGAGAGGTCCTTCGGCAGGTCGCGGATGAAGCCCACCGTGTCGGTGAGGACCACCGGGCCCACGCCCTCGATATACCCCTGGCGGCTCGTCGGGCGCAGGGTGGCGAAGAGCTTGTTCTCGGCGAGCACCCGGCGCGGCTCCTCGGCGGCGTGGGTGAAGGCGTTGAGAAGCGTCGACTTGCCCGCGTTGGTGTACCCCACGATGGAGACCACCGGGATGTCGTTGCGGGCGCGGCCCTTGCGGCGCTCCTCGCGGCGGACGGCGACGCTTTCGAGCTGCTTTTCCAGGAAGGAGATGCGGTCGTTGATGCGGCGGCGGTCGAGCTCCAGCTTCGTCTCACCGGGACCGCGCGTGCCGATGGAGCCGCCCGCCGCGCTGCCCGCACTGCCGCCGATGCGCGAGAGTTGGGCCCCCGCGCCGAGCAACCGGGGCTTCATGTACCGGAGCTGCGCGAGTTCGACTTGCAGCCGCGACTCCACCCCCTGCGCGTGCAGGGCGAAGATGTCGAGGATCAGTTGCGTGCGGTCGAGAATCTTGAGCCCGGTCGCCGCTTCGATCTCCCGTGCCTGGGCCGGGCCGAGTTCCTGCCCGAAGATCAACAGGTCCGCGTCGAGGTGGTACGCCCGGCTCGTGAGTTCTTCGAGCTTGCCCGCGCCGACCAGGGTGCCCGCCTTGAGGTGGCGGCGGTAGACGAGTTCCCTGTGCACGACCTCCGCCCCCGCCGTGCGCGCGAGTTCGGCCAGCTCGGAAAGCCGCTCCTCCGCGTCGAACTCGCCCTGGTCGATCTGGACGAGGATGGCGCGCTCGTGGTCCTTTTTCGCCTCGCGGGTGCGCCCGGCGCGGGCCATCTCCTCCTCCAGCGCCGAGACCTGCGCCCCGAGGTCGAAGCTGTCGATCTGGAAGCTCGGCACCGGGTCGAGGATGCGCCAGTCCTCCTCCTCGCCGACTGTGCCGGGCGGGGTGAGGTGCGCGGTGTGGACGAGCCCGGGCTGCCCCTCGTTCCGAACCTCGATGGCGCTCACGGCGTCGAGCCGCCTCAGGAAGAGGGTGGAGAGGTCGCCCTTGCTCAGCCCGCCGCCGCGCGGGTGCGTGTGCAGCAGGTGGAAGCCCGCCAGCCGGTTCTCGCCGAGGCGGAGGTCGGGCAGTTCGGCGCCCTTCGCGTCCGCCACCGACACGCTGATCACGCGCCCGCGTCGGTCGATCAGGACGCTGACCTCACGCCGCACGTCGTCCGAGAGTTCGGCGAGGTTGCGCGCGAGTTCGGGCGAACCCACCCGCCCCGGCTCGATGCGGCGGCGGTAGAGGTTGCCCAGGGACTTCAGTTGCGCCGGGCGCAGGCCCGAGGTGTTGCCATGCACTTTATCGATAGGGAGTCACTTCCTTTTGCGGGTCGTGGGAGGCGGGATGTGGGTTGCCGGACATGCAGGCCGGGCCACCCGGAAAAAGTCCGCGCGGCGGGGCAGGGGAGCGTCCTGACATTGCCCCCAGTTTAGCCGAGTCCGCGCAGGGAAGGTGTGCCTTTACTTAAGAAAGTTGATCACGGTACGCTCAGCTTAGGGGGAGGGGTGGGCGTGGTGCATCCGCCGGGTGGCTTACGCGCCGCGTTCGTGGTCGGACAGCGCCTCGGCGAGGGTGTGCCGGGCAGCGGCCACCATGACGGGGTTGGTGTGGAGGTAGTACGCCACTTCCACCACCGCGACCGAGAGAGCCCAGCCCCGGGCCCGCGCCCAGGTCGCCTCGTCGCAGGACAGGGCGGCGCGGAAGACCTCCCTGGCCTCGGCGTCCAGCATCCTCCAGGCCACGGCCAGTTCGCAGGCGGGGTCGCCGACCTGCAAGGCCCCGAAGTCGATCACGGCGCGGAGGCGACCATGCGCGGCCAGGAGATTCCCGGCCTGAAGGTCCCCGTGAATCCACACGGGCGGGCGGTCCCAGGCGGGGGCGCGGAGGGCGTGCTCCCAGGCGGCGGTGATGGTCCCCGCGTCGAGGTCCCCGGGCAGCCGGGCGATGTGCTCGCGGGTGAAGGCGTCCCGCGTGGCGAGGGGCACGCCCCGGCCAAGCGGTTCGGGAAGGGGTCCGCCCGCCGGGTCGATTCGCTGGAGGGCCAGGATGAACCCGGCGAGGTCCACGGCGGCCTGATTGGGGTCGGCGAGACGTGCGGGTGTGGCGTTCTCACCGGGCAGCCACGTGTAGACGCCCCACGGCCAGGGGTAGCCTTCACCCGGTTCCCCCTTCGCCATCGGCACCGGGAGGGTCAGGGGCAGGAGGGGAGCCAGCCTCGGCAGCCAGCGGAACTCCTTGTCGATCTGCCCGGTCGCCCAGTGGATGCGCGGGAGCCTCACCGCGAGGTCGTCCCCCAGCCGGTAGATCGCGTTGTCCGTTCCCGCCGACTGGACGCGGCTGAGCGGAAGGTCGGCCCAATGCGGGAACTGCGCCGTCAACAGACTGCGCACCAGCGCGGCGCTCGTCTCCACCTCGCCCTCGTGCATCTTCCCGGTGTTTGGAGGCTTCGTCATTCCCACGAAGGGTAAGCGTCGGCGGGGCGCAGGCACATCGGTCAACGTGCCTACGGCCCCCGGGCCATCCGCACAGCCTTCCCGTCGATCCTTCCCCAAAAGCCGCCGCCCCCGACGGGGAGGTCAGGGGCGAGTCGGCGGCTGTGCTTTGGCGAAGAGGGTGGGATTCGAACCCACGGTAGCCTTGCGACTACTTCGGTTTTCGAGACCGACCCATTCAACCACTCTGGCACCTCTCCGCGTGTGGTTGCTACCGGCGCGGGGCCGGTGGGCAGTCGGGAGTGTAGCACGTCCGCCGGGAAGGTGGGGAGGGGGGAGGCGCTACAGTTGACCGCGTGACCGTCCCGCCCGCCGCGCCCGATCCCAACCTCCCGCCGCAGGGCCCGGCCTCGCCCGCTCCGGCTCCGGCCCCTCGCCGCTCGCTGCGGGTAAACACCTTGATCGTGATGGCGGGGACGCTGGGGTCGCGGCTTTCCGGGATCGTGCGGCAGCAGATCATGAACCTCTTCGGGAACACGCTGCTCGACGCCTTTCTGGTCGCGGTACGTATTCCCAACCTGTTGCGGGAACTGCTCGCGGAGGGCGCGCTCGTCAACTCCTTCATCCCGGTGTACAAGACGCTGGACGCCGCCGGGCGCCGGGCGCTCGCCTCGGCCTTTAGCGGCGTGCTCATCGCGGTCAACCTGCTCCTGATGGCGCTGGGCATCCTGGCCGCGCCGTGGATCGTGGACCTGCTGCTGGCGGGGCAGTCCAACGTGGACCGGGCGCTGGCGATCTACATGACGCAACTCGTCATGCCCTTCCTGATGCTGATCAGCCTCGCGTCGGTGGCGATGGGACTGCTCAACGCCGACGAGCACTTCCGCGAGAGTTCTTTCGCGCCCGTCGCCTTCAACCTCGCCTCCATCACCGCCCTGTTGCTGCTCCCCGACACGGCGACATGGCTCGCCTTCGGGTGGCTGATCGGCGGGGTGGCGCAACTTGTCGTGCAGCTTCCGGCCCTGCGGCGGTTCGGGCTCCTGCCCACGCCCGCGCTCGCGCGGCACCCGGCGCTGGGGCGCGTGCTGCGGCAGATGGCCCCCTTCACGCTGACGGCGGGGGCGCGGCAGGTCCTCAACGTCTACGTCACCCGCCTGCTGAGCAACGGGCAACTGTTTCCGGCGGGCACCCAGGCCGGGTACGCCAACGCCGAGGCCCTCTTTACGATGGTCAACGGTCTTTTCGTGGTCTCGCCTGCCCTCGCCCTCTTCCCGCGCTTCTCGCAGCACGCCGCCGAGAAGAACTGGCTGGAGTTTAAAAACCTCACCGTGCAGGCGATCCGCACCACCACCTTCCTCGCCGCGCCGATGAGTGCCTTGCTCGTGGCGCTCGCCCCCTATGCCGTCAGCATCTTCAACCTGCGCCCGGAGTTCGACGCGGCGAGGTTCGCGGCGGGCACGGGCATCCTGCGGGGGTGGGCGCTCGCGCTCGTGCCGTGGGCGGTCGTCACCCTGCTGCTGCGGACCTTCTACGCCCGCGAGCGGGCCCGCGAGGCCGTGACGGTCAGCGCGCTGGGGTTCTTGCTGGAGGTGGCCCTGTACCGCCTGCTCGTGCCCAGGTTCGGGCTGCTGGGCTTCGGGATCAGCACGACGCTGAGCGGTCTGCTGATGTCGGGGGCGCTGATCTTCCTGTACCGGCGTGCTCTGGGCTTTCCCTCGCGGGCGGTCGTCTCGCACCTGATCCGGGTCGTGCCGCTCGCCCTCGTCGCGGGGGGTGTCGCCTGGCTCGTCTCTCGGCTGATGCCCGCTCCGGGGTTCGTCGTGCCGGGGGTGGTTGGGCTGGCGGTGGCGGGTGGGGTCGGGCTGGGGGTGTATCTGGTCGGGGCGCTGGCGTTGCGGATGCCGGAGGTGGCAGGGGTGGTGCGGCGGTTGAGGCGGTAGGGCGGTGGAGGTGGAAGGCGTTACCCCCACCCCCTGCCCCCTTTGGGGGTAGGGGGAGCGGCGCTGCGCTGGGCAAGGACAAAGGGGCGGCGCGGGGGGTCGGGTCTTTCTACACGCAAGGTTTGATTTTGTCGCGTCCCAGCCACTACCCCACCGTCTCGCTGCGCGAGCAAGGCGTGGCCGTGGGCCAGGAGCGTTCAGCCTCTGCCACTGATGGGGCGTTCGGATCGACGTTTTGAAGGAGCAAAAGCTCGCGCTCTTTGCCCCTCCCCCCCTGTGGGGGACTGGTACAGCTCGCACCGCGAGAGGCTGGGAGGGGGGTTGTCGGCGACTCCACCGCCCCTGACTCACCTTCCCGAAGGCCACACCCTTACCTCCCCACCCCCAGCAACGAGTACGCCAAGAGCGCCAGCTTCTCCCGCAGCAGGTAGCGGGGGTCTGGTCGGTCGCTGAGCGGGCTGGGGCTCGCGTTCGCGTTCATGCCGAGGGCGTGCGCCAGGGCCAGGGCGCGCGGTGCGTGGGCCTCGTCGGTCACGAGGGTGACGGGGGTGTGGGGGGGCAGGGACGCGCGGGCATTGCGCAGGTTCTCCACCGTCGTGCGGCTGCGTGTCTCGGCAAGGAGGGCGGCGGACGGCACGCCTTGGCGGTGCAGGTACGTCACGCCGACCTCGCCCTCGCTGTGGGGGTCGCCGGGCTGGCGGCCTCCCGTCACCACGACGGTCTGAATCCCGCCCGCCCGGTAGAGGCTCAGAGCGTGGTCGAGCCTGCGCTGGAAGGCGGGGCTGGGTCTGCCCGCGTACTGGGCGGCGCCGAGGACCACCAGGACGGGGTGGGGCGGCTGGGCGGGGGGCACGCGCGCGCCGGGGGCCAGCAGGAAGGCGGCCACCAGCAGCCCGGAGAGGGCGAGCGGCAGCAGGGGGAGGCCCGAGCCCGTGGCGCGCATCGCGGCGAGCCTAGCACGGAGAAAAGGCGGCTGGGTGGGAAAGAATAGGCTGGGAGGTTTCGGTGACATGCGGCGCCGTACCGTGCGGGGGGCTGTGCTACGCTCCGCGCAAGTTTTTCAGGGGAGCCTTCGTTATGTCCAGAACCCTCGTGATCGTCGAGTCGCCCGCCAAGGCCAAAACCATCGAGAAGTACCTCGGCAGGGGGTACGCGGTGGAGTCCTCCATCGGGCACATCCGCGACCTGCCCAGGAGCGCCGCCGACGTTCCCGAGAAGTACAAGGGCAAGGCCTGGGCCCGGCTCGGCCTCGATGTGGAGGACAACTTCAAGCCCCTCTACGTCGTCTCGCCCGAGAAGCGCCAGCAGGTCGCCAAGCTCCGCAAGTTGGCTTCCGAGGCCGACGAGATCATCCTGGCGACCGACGACGACCGCGAGGGCGAGAGCATCGCGTGGCACCTCTACCAGGAACTCAAGCCCAAGGTGCCCGTCAAGCGGATGGTCTTCCACGAGATCACCAAGGACGCCATCCAGCACGCGATCGCCCACCCCCGCCAGATCGACACCAACCTCGTCGAGGCGCAGGAGGCCCGCCGGGCGCTCGACCGCCTCTACGGCTACGAGGTCAGCCCCGTCCTGTGGAAGAAGGTCGCCCCCAAGCTCAGCGCGGGCCGGGTGCAGTCGGTGGCGACCCGGATGCTCGTCGAGCGCGAGCGCGAGCGGATGCGCTTCGTCAGTGGGACGTGGTGGGACCTGCTCGTGACGGCGGCGACGAGGGGCGGTGAGACTTTCCCCGCCCGCCTCACTGACGTGGAGGGCGTGCGGCTGGCGACGGGCAAGGACTTCGACCCGCTCACCGGCAAGGTGAAGAAGGGGACAGAGGTGCGGCTGCTGGACGAAGCGGCGGCTCGTGCCCTCGCTGACGGCCTGACGGGGCAGACGCTGACCGTCACCTCCGCCGAGGAGAAGCCCTTTACCCAGCGGCCCTACGCGCCCTTCATCACCTCCACCCTTCAGCAGGAGGGAAGCCGCAAGCTGGGCTTCGCCGCCACCCGCACCATGCGCGCGGCGCAGCGGCTGTACGAGCAGGGATACATCACCTATATGCGAACGGACTCGACCAACCTCTCGCAGGAGGCGATCAACGCGGCGAGAACCCAGGTCAAGGCGATGTACGGGCAGCCCTACCTCAGCCCCCAGCCGCGGGTATACGCGAAGAAGGCGAAGAACGCCCAGGAGGCCCACGAGGCGATCCGACCCGCCGGGTCGAGCTTCCGCACGCCCGAGTCCTTGCGCGGCGAGCTGAGCGGCGACGAGTGGCGGCTGTATGACCTGATCTGGAAGCGCACGGTGGCCTCCCAGATGGCGGACGCGCGGGGCCGGAGCCTGCGGGTGCGCCTGGCTGGCAAGGCGACGGGTGGGGAAGAGGTGGGCCTGAGCGCCTCGGGCCGCACCATTGACTTCCCCGGCTTCCTGCGTGCCTACGTCGAGGGCCGCGACGACCCGAACGCCGCATTGGAGGACCGCGAGACGCCTCTGCCCCCGCTCAAGGAGGGCGACCACGTGAATGCCGAGTCCGCCAAGCCGGAAGGCCACGAGACCCAGCCGCCCGCCCGCTACACCGAGGCTTCACTGGTGCAGACGCTGGAGGGGGCCGGTATAGGTCGCCCCTCCACCTACGCGAGCATCCTCGGCACCATTCAGGAGCGCGGGTACGCGGTCAAGAAGGGGCAGGCGCTTGTGCCCACCTGGACGGCCTTTGCCACGTCCGCGCTGCTGGAGCACCACTTCGGGCGGCTGGTGGACTACGACTTCACGGCGCGGATGGAGGAAGACCTCGACGACATCGCGGGGGGGCGGGCGCAGCGGGTGCCGTACCTGCGCCGCTTCTACCTGGGCGAGAACGGGGAGGGGATGGCGCTGCGGCCCCTGATCGACTCCAAGATGGGCGAGATCGACGCGCGGGGCATCGCCACCATCCATGTTCCCAAGCTCGACGGCTCGGGCATCGAGGTGCGGGTGGGCCGCTACGGGCCGTACATGCAGCGGGGCGAGGAGAAGACCAACCTTCCCGACGACCTCGCGCCGGACGAGTTGACTGCCGAAAAGGCCGCCGAACTCATGAGCCGCCCGACCGGCGACCGGGTGATCGGGACAGACGAGGCGACCGGGCATCCCGTGGTTGCGCGTGCGGGTCGCTATGGGCCTTACGTCACGCTAGGCGACGGCAACCCGCCCATTCGCTCGGCGAGTCTGTTTCCTGGCGACGACCTAGGCACGATCACCGTAGAGCGGGCCCTGCGCCTCCTGAGCCTCCCGCGCCTCGTGGGCGTCTCTGAGGGGGAGGAAATCTGGGCGCAGAACGGCAAGTTCGGGCCGTATCTCAAGCGCGGCAACGACAGCCGCAGCCTCGCCGCCCACGAGCAACTGTTCACCGTGTCGCTGCCCGAGGCCGAGGCCCTTTTCATGCAGCCGCGCTTCCGGGCGAGGGGTGCCGCCGCCGGTCCCCTGAAGACCTTCGAGTACGAGGGCCGCGCCCCCGTCCAGCTCAAGTCGGGCCGCTACGGGCCTTACCTGACGGACGGCGAGCGCAACGCGACCCTGCGCAAGGGGGAGGAGGAAGGCAACCTCACCGCCGAGCGTGCCCTGGAGATTCTGGAGGAGCGCGGCAAGGAACCCAAGAGCAAGGCGGGGAAACCGGGCCGCAGGACGGCGACCGCGAAGGCCAGCGGGACGAAGGCGAGCGGTGCGAAGTCCACGGCCCGCAAGAGTACGGCGGCCCGAACCGCAGCGCCGAAGACTCCTGCCCGGAAAGCCCCCGCGAGCAAGACCAGCACGAGGAAACCCGCTGCGAAGGCCACTCCAACCCGGGCCAAGGCTCCCGCCAAGACCGCCCTCACCTGGGCCGACCTCAAGCCGCACCTCGGCGTGCTGAGCGAGCAGGAACGCGCCCTCGTCACCGCCACCCGCGACCAGGGCCGCAAGGTGGAGGAGGTCGCCCTCACCCTCGGCCTCGACGTGAAGAAGGCGAAGGGTATGGCGCTCCAGGCGAGCAAGAAGCTCAATCAGGCGGCGCGCGGGGAGTAGCTTGCCAGGACGCCTGCCCCTCCAGCGCAGGCCCCCGCCCCAGACCCTGCACCTCGCGCGGCTGGCGCAGGGCACGCCGGGCGAGTGGGTGGCGCTGCCGGGCGGCCTCCTGCGGGTCCTCGCGCTGGGGGGCAAGGTGGACGGCCCCGCGGCGGCGGGCTGGCTGACCTGCCTGACAGGCGAGGCCATCCTCGACCTGCCGGAGCGCGAGTTCGTCCGCCTGCGCCCTGCCGAGACCTACCGGGTCACGCCGGGGGAGCCGTGGACCGCGCTGCCCGTGCGGGAGGGAACAGTGCTCCTCCTCGCGCCGGACGGGGAGCCAGAGCGTTTGACGAAAGAAGAGTTGTCACCCTGAGCGGAGCGAAGGGTCTCGCCTACAGCTTAGAGTTGTTTCGCTCCGCCCCGCTGCGCAGCCTTGCAAGTCAGCATGACCTCGTTGGTTGTGTCCAACAAGTCAATACCGCTCCCCCTGAATCGCGCCT from the Deinococcus planocerae genome contains:
- the topA gene encoding type I DNA topoisomerase, which gives rise to MSRTLVIVESPAKAKTIEKYLGRGYAVESSIGHIRDLPRSAADVPEKYKGKAWARLGLDVEDNFKPLYVVSPEKRQQVAKLRKLASEADEIILATDDDREGESIAWHLYQELKPKVPVKRMVFHEITKDAIQHAIAHPRQIDTNLVEAQEARRALDRLYGYEVSPVLWKKVAPKLSAGRVQSVATRMLVERERERMRFVSGTWWDLLVTAATRGGETFPARLTDVEGVRLATGKDFDPLTGKVKKGTEVRLLDEAAARALADGLTGQTLTVTSAEEKPFTQRPYAPFITSTLQQEGSRKLGFAATRTMRAAQRLYEQGYITYMRTDSTNLSQEAINAARTQVKAMYGQPYLSPQPRVYAKKAKNAQEAHEAIRPAGSSFRTPESLRGELSGDEWRLYDLIWKRTVASQMADARGRSLRVRLAGKATGGEEVGLSASGRTIDFPGFLRAYVEGRDDPNAALEDRETPLPPLKEGDHVNAESAKPEGHETQPPARYTEASLVQTLEGAGIGRPSTYASILGTIQERGYAVKKGQALVPTWTAFATSALLEHHFGRLVDYDFTARMEEDLDDIAGGRAQRVPYLRRFYLGENGEGMALRPLIDSKMGEIDARGIATIHVPKLDGSGIEVRVGRYGPYMQRGEEKTNLPDDLAPDELTAEKAAELMSRPTGDRVIGTDEATGHPVVARAGRYGPYVTLGDGNPPIRSASLFPGDDLGTITVERALRLLSLPRLVGVSEGEEIWAQNGKFGPYLKRGNDSRSLAAHEQLFTVSLPEAEALFMQPRFRARGAAAGPLKTFEYEGRAPVQLKSGRYGPYLTDGERNATLRKGEEEGNLTAERALEILEERGKEPKSKAGKPGRRTATAKASGTKASGAKSTARKSTAARTAAPKTPARKAPASKTSTRKPAAKATPTRAKAPAKTALTWADLKPHLGVLSEQERALVTATRDQGRKVEEVALTLGLDVKKAKGMALQASKKLNQAARGE